One Miscanthus floridulus cultivar M001 chromosome 11, ASM1932011v1, whole genome shotgun sequence DNA window includes the following coding sequences:
- the LOC136492273 gene encoding uncharacterized protein gives MVDKFTKRIEAKPITNICSEEAVKFFLDIIYRFGVPNCIITDHETNFTKVMAVLWSLRTTPNRSMGFTHFFLVYGAKAVLPSDLDHGTPRVRAFDQDRATKAQQDTVDLLEEAREMAIIHSAHYQQTLGRYHKRKNRERTLEVGDLILWRTQSTKDKHMLFPPWEGPYTVAEVIRLGTYRLKDDNDNVLTNTWNIKQLHRFFP, from the exons atggtggacaagttcaccaagcggatcgaggcgaagcccatcaccaacatctgctcggaagaggcggtcaagttcttcctcgacatcatttatcggtttggtgttcctaactgtatcatcaccgaccacgaAACCAACTTCACCA aggtcatggcagtcctctggagcctaagaacaactCCAAACAGATCCATGGGGTTCACCCatttcttcctggtgtacggaGCTAAAGCTGTGTTGCCATCAGACCTCGATcatggcaccccaagagtgaGGGCCTTCGACCAAGACCGAGCTACAAAGGCTCAGCAGGACACGGTCGACCTGCTTGAGGAAGCTCGTGAGATGGCCATCATCCACTCCGCtcattaccagcaaactctcgGCAGGTACCACAAGAGAAAAAACAGAGAGAGGACCCTCGAGGTTGGTGATCTCATACTCTggaggacccagtcaaccaaggaCAAGCACATGCTCtttccaccatgggaaggaccatacacggtggccgaggtgatccgactgggcacctatcgactgaaggacgacaatgacaatgttctcaccaacacatggaacatcaaacaATTACATCGTTTCTTTCCCTAA